From a region of the Triticum aestivum cultivar Chinese Spring chromosome 7D, IWGSC CS RefSeq v2.1, whole genome shotgun sequence genome:
- the LOC123168638 gene encoding uncharacterized protein, which yields MDQFHDRHHVRLRSRALGGYLHAADDGESVVLRRGRASLNAAWAVHLRPGGGRGVHLLLHSAAYGRYLAANTTAPAPPGHRCSRAEQRDYDHPVVPDIMWEAIRAGSQGDVLLRTVGGHYLRANGRYRRWKTGVSVDGDYITTMARWAVERIPRREGAPALPPPIPIRVQGRLSGIIFGRQEREAWRTIRFFTENGFSQGLYPENGWHEFPFLGRSVFHLSEELNIRVGVLNGRPAPRLRHVVPSFGVEDLPDGFVMCVRAGRHGRLTPLVVDLPHGGDGDTLEIIVALSGTQVYHELRHPDVDARGERSEQES from the exons ATGGATCAGTTCCACGACCGGCACCACGTGCGGCTGCGGAGCCGCGCGCTCGGCGGGTACCTCCACGCCGCCGACGACGGGGAGAGCGTCGTCCTCCGCCGGGGCCGTGCCTCGCTGAACGCGGCGTGGGCGGTGCACCTCCGCCCAGGCGGAGGCCGCGGCGTGCACCTTCTCCTGCACAGCGCCGCCTACGGCCGCTACCTCGCCGCCAACACGACCGCGCCGGCGCCGCCCGGCCACCGCTGCTCCCGCGCCGAGCAGCGCGACTACGACCATCCGGTGGTTCCGGACATCATGTGGGAGGCCATCAGGGCGGGTTCCCAGGGCGACGTCCTGCTCCGCACCGTCGGCGGCCACTACCTCCGCGCCAACGGCAGGTACCGCCGCTGGAAAACCGGCGTCAGCGTCGACGGCGACTACATCACCACCATGGCGCGCTGGGCTGTCGAGCGCATCCCCCGCAGAGAGGGCGCGCCTGCCCTTCCACCCCCGATTCCG ATCCGCGTCCAGGGGCGCCTCTCCGGGATCATCTTCGGGCGTCAAGAGCGGGAGGCATGGCGGACGATCCGGTTCTTCACCGAGAACGGCTTTTCCCAGGGGCTGTACCCGGAGAACGGCTGGCACGAGTTCCCGTTCCTCGGGAGGTCCGTCTTCCACCTGAGCGAGGAACTGAACATTCGCGTCGGCGTCCTCAACGGGAGGCCTGCCCCGCGGCTTCGTCATGTGGTGCCTTCTTTCGGGGTGGAGGACCTGCCCGACGGCTTCGTCATGTGCGTCCGAGCCGGCCGCCACGGGCGGCTCACTCCGCTCGTCGTCGACCTGCcccacggcggcgacggcgacaccCTCGAGATTATCGTCGCGCTCTCCGGGACCCAAG TCTATCATGAGCTGCGACACCCGGATGTCGACGCACGTGGAGAAAGATCGGAGCAGGAGTCCTGA